A genomic window from Klebsiella quasipneumoniae subsp. quasipneumoniae includes:
- the paaC gene encoding 1,2-phenylacetyl-CoA epoxidase subunit PaaC produces the protein MNNPNPVATYALRLGDNGLVLAQRLGAWCGHAPELEIDLALANIGLDLLGQARNFLSYAAELNGCGDEDTLAFGRDERQFSNLLLVEQPNGNFADTIARQFFIDVWHVALYSRLVNSRDAQLAAIAAKGLKEVRYHQRFSRGWLERLGHGTEVSNRKMQQAVDNLWRFTGELFLADDLELSLAGEGIAVDPRELQAEWQSTVHTALLDSGLSVPQEAAFRSGGKQGLHSEHLGPLLAEMQYLQRSHPGLQW, from the coding sequence ATGAATAACCCCAATCCTGTAGCCACCTACGCTCTGCGTCTTGGCGACAACGGCCTGGTGCTGGCCCAGCGCTTAGGCGCCTGGTGCGGCCATGCCCCGGAGCTGGAGATCGATCTCGCATTGGCCAATATCGGCCTCGATCTGCTTGGCCAGGCGCGCAACTTTTTGAGCTATGCCGCCGAGCTTAACGGCTGCGGCGATGAAGATACCCTGGCCTTTGGCCGCGATGAGCGCCAGTTCAGCAACCTGCTGCTGGTGGAGCAGCCGAACGGCAATTTTGCCGACACCATCGCCCGCCAGTTCTTTATCGACGTCTGGCACGTCGCCCTGTACAGCCGGCTGGTGAACAGCCGCGACGCGCAGCTGGCGGCCATTGCCGCCAAAGGGCTGAAAGAGGTGCGCTACCACCAGCGCTTCAGCCGCGGCTGGCTGGAGCGTCTTGGTCACGGCACCGAGGTTTCAAATCGCAAAATGCAGCAGGCGGTCGACAATCTGTGGCGCTTTACCGGCGAACTGTTCCTTGCCGATGACCTGGAGCTCAGCCTGGCCGGGGAGGGCATTGCGGTTGATCCGCGCGAGCTTCAGGCCGAATGGCAAAGCACCGTACATACCGCGCTGCTTGACTCAGGCTTATCGGTCCCGCAGGAAGCGGCCTTTCGCAGCGGCGGCAAACAGGGGCTGCACAGTGAACATCTCGGCCCGCTGCTGGCGGAGATGCAATATCTGCAGCGTTCCCATCCCGGCCTGCAGTGGTAA
- the paaZ gene encoding phenylacetic acid degradation bifunctional protein PaaZ produces MQQLASYLSGAWQTGRGRARTIHHAITGAALWEVTSEGLDMAQARRFAIERGGQALQAMTFIERSTMLKAVAKHLLEQKDQFYAISAQTGATRADSWVDIEGGIGTLFTYAGLGSRELPDDILWPEDELIPLSKQGGFAARHVLTSKSGVAVHINAFNFPCWGMLEKLAPTWLAGMPAIVKPATATAQLTQAMVKAIVDSGLVPEGAISLICGGAGDLLDHLDSQDVVTFTGSAATGQLLRSHPNLVAKSIPFTMEADSLNCCVLGEDVKPEQPEFALFIREVVREMTAKAGQKCTAIRRIIVPLAQINAVSDALIARLHKVTVGDPAQEGIKMGALVNHEQRQDVQESVNKLIAAGCEALLGGQADLSAAGAFFPPTLLYCAQPDETPAVHAIEAFGPVATLMPYQDRQHALALARAGGGSLAGTLVTASGELAREFILGAARAHGRIQILNEASSVESTGHGSPLPQLVHGGPGRAGGGEELGGLRSVKHYMQRTAVQGSPTMLATIGQQWVRGAQVSEDRIHPFRKYFEEIQPGDSLLTPRRTLTEADIVNFACLSGDHFYAHMDKIAAADSIFGERVVHGYFLISAAAGLFVDAGVGPVIANYGMENLRFIEPVKPGDTIQVRLTCKRKTVKRQRSAEEKATGVVEWAVEIFNQHQQAVALYSILTLVARQQGDFPA; encoded by the coding sequence ATGCAGCAGTTAGCCAGCTACTTATCCGGCGCCTGGCAGACCGGCCGGGGCCGCGCCCGTACTATCCATCACGCCATCACCGGCGCGGCGCTGTGGGAGGTGACCAGCGAAGGCCTGGATATGGCGCAGGCGCGCCGCTTCGCAATTGAGCGCGGCGGTCAGGCTCTGCAAGCCATGACCTTTATTGAACGCAGCACGATGTTAAAAGCGGTAGCGAAACATCTGCTGGAGCAGAAAGACCAGTTCTACGCGATTTCCGCGCAAACCGGCGCCACCCGCGCCGACAGCTGGGTGGATATCGAAGGCGGCATCGGCACCCTTTTCACCTATGCCGGGCTCGGTAGTCGCGAACTGCCGGACGATATCCTGTGGCCGGAAGACGAGCTGATCCCGCTCTCTAAACAGGGCGGTTTTGCCGCGCGTCACGTGCTGACCTCAAAATCAGGCGTCGCTGTGCATATCAACGCCTTCAACTTCCCCTGCTGGGGAATGCTGGAAAAACTGGCCCCCACCTGGCTGGCCGGCATGCCGGCGATCGTTAAACCGGCCACCGCCACCGCCCAGCTCACCCAGGCCATGGTGAAGGCGATTGTCGACAGCGGCCTGGTGCCGGAAGGCGCCATCAGCCTGATTTGCGGCGGCGCGGGCGATCTTCTCGACCATCTCGACAGCCAGGACGTGGTGACCTTTACCGGCTCAGCCGCCACCGGCCAGCTGCTGCGGTCGCACCCCAACCTGGTGGCCAAATCGATTCCCTTTACCATGGAAGCGGATTCGCTCAACTGCTGTGTGTTAGGCGAAGACGTCAAGCCGGAGCAGCCGGAGTTCGCGCTGTTTATCCGGGAAGTGGTCCGCGAGATGACGGCGAAAGCCGGGCAAAAATGTACCGCTATCCGCCGCATCATCGTCCCGTTGGCGCAGATCAATGCGGTTAGCGATGCGCTGATCGCCCGCCTGCATAAAGTGACCGTCGGCGACCCGGCGCAGGAAGGGATTAAGATGGGGGCGCTGGTTAATCACGAGCAGCGTCAGGACGTTCAGGAGAGCGTCAATAAACTGATTGCCGCCGGCTGCGAAGCGCTGCTTGGCGGACAGGCGGACCTCAGCGCGGCCGGGGCCTTTTTCCCGCCGACGCTGCTCTACTGCGCGCAGCCGGATGAAACCCCGGCGGTTCACGCCATTGAAGCCTTTGGTCCGGTGGCGACCCTGATGCCCTACCAGGATCGCCAGCATGCCCTGGCGCTGGCTCGTGCCGGCGGCGGTAGCCTGGCGGGAACGCTGGTCACCGCCAGCGGCGAACTGGCGCGCGAGTTTATCCTCGGCGCCGCCCGCGCCCATGGCCGTATTCAGATACTGAACGAGGCGTCCTCGGTCGAGTCAACCGGCCACGGTTCGCCGCTGCCGCAGCTGGTGCACGGCGGCCCCGGCCGCGCCGGCGGCGGCGAAGAGCTCGGCGGACTGCGTTCGGTGAAACACTATATGCAGCGCACCGCCGTCCAGGGCAGCCCGACGATGCTGGCGACCATTGGCCAGCAGTGGGTGCGCGGCGCCCAGGTGAGCGAAGACCGCATTCACCCGTTCCGCAAATATTTCGAAGAGATCCAGCCCGGCGACAGTTTGCTGACCCCGCGGCGGACCCTGACCGAAGCGGATATCGTTAACTTCGCCTGTCTGAGCGGCGACCATTTCTACGCCCACATGGACAAAATCGCCGCCGCCGACTCGATTTTCGGCGAGCGCGTGGTCCACGGTTATTTCCTGATCTCCGCGGCGGCCGGTCTGTTTGTCGATGCCGGCGTCGGGCCGGTTATCGCCAATTACGGCATGGAAAACCTGCGCTTTATTGAACCGGTCAAGCCGGGAGACACCATCCAGGTGCGTCTGACCTGTAAGCGGAAAACCGTTAAACGTCAGCGTAGCGCCGAGGAGAAAGCTACCGGCGTGGTGGAATGGGCGGTGGAGATTTTCAACCAGCACCAGCAGGCGGTGGCGCTGTATTCCATTCTGACCCTGGTGGCGCGCCAGCAGGGGGATTTCCCGGCGTAA
- a CDS encoding zinc-dependent alcohol dehydrogenase family protein: MIPPFVVWSLSMFNDAIVYDRYGPPAAVLSLKRTPLAPLAGGRVRVRMRYAPVNPSDLIPITGAYRHRTRLPAVPGYEGLGEVVAAPFGSRLTAGQRVLPLRGGGTWQRFIDLDETWLVPVPAAVDDLLAARGYINPLTAMLMLRRWPVAGKQIVLTAAASSCASLLGQWALAMGARSVSGIIRSPQHRARLEQAGIYPILEADRALVEKVSQHSDLVFDAVGGELGNTLLSVLPASSTLISYGLLSGRPLIQTRASAAVRKFHLREALPGLSVAAWRAAFDEIWQRLPTTTQPPARRVALNDWREAIAAAGQPGRGGKILLDFTVG; this comes from the coding sequence ATGATCCCGCCTTTCGTTGTCTGGAGCCTGTCGATGTTCAATGACGCCATTGTTTATGACCGCTACGGGCCGCCGGCCGCGGTGCTATCGCTGAAACGCACCCCGCTGGCGCCGCTGGCCGGCGGACGGGTGCGGGTCAGGATGCGCTATGCCCCGGTGAATCCCTCAGATCTGATCCCCATTACCGGCGCCTATCGCCACCGTACCCGACTGCCGGCCGTGCCCGGCTACGAAGGCCTTGGCGAGGTGGTCGCCGCGCCGTTCGGCAGCCGACTGACCGCGGGCCAGCGGGTGCTGCCCCTGCGCGGGGGCGGCACCTGGCAGCGGTTTATCGATCTGGATGAGACCTGGCTGGTGCCGGTTCCCGCGGCGGTGGACGATCTGCTGGCCGCCCGCGGGTATATCAATCCGCTGACCGCGATGCTGATGCTCAGACGCTGGCCGGTTGCCGGGAAACAGATCGTGCTGACCGCCGCCGCCTCCTCTTGCGCCAGCCTGCTGGGGCAGTGGGCGCTGGCCATGGGCGCCCGTTCGGTAAGCGGGATTATTCGCTCGCCGCAGCATCGGGCGCGTCTGGAGCAGGCCGGGATCTATCCGATCCTCGAGGCCGACCGGGCGCTGGTGGAGAAGGTCAGCCAGCACAGCGATCTGGTGTTTGACGCGGTGGGCGGGGAGCTGGGGAACACGCTGTTGTCGGTGCTGCCCGCGTCGTCGACCCTGATCTCCTATGGCTTATTATCCGGACGACCGCTGATCCAGACGCGCGCCAGCGCGGCGGTGCGCAAGTTTCATCTGCGGGAGGCGCTGCCTGGCCTCAGCGTGGCGGCATGGCGGGCGGCTTTCGACGAAATCTGGCAACGGCTGCCGACGACCACGCAACCGCCGGCCCGGCGGGTGGCGTTGAACGACTGGCGGGAAGCGATTGCCGCCGCCGGCCAGCCGGGAAGAGGCGGTAAAATCCTGCTCGATTTCACCGTGGGTTAA
- the tynA gene encoding primary-amine oxidase gives MANGLKFSPRKTALALAVAVVCAWQSPVFAHGSEAHMVPLDKTLEAFGADVQWDDYAQMFTLIKDGAYVKVKPGAKTAIVNGKTLDLPVPVVMKDGKAWVSDTFINDVFQSGLDQTFQVEKRPHPLNSLSAAEISDAVTIVKAAPEFQPNTRFSEISLHEPDKAAVWAFALQGTPVDAPRTADVVMLDGKQVMEAVVDLQHKKILSWTPIKGAHGMVLLDDFASVQNIINASSEFATVLKKHGITDPGKVVTTPLTVGYFDGKDGLQQDARLLKVVSYLDTGDGNYWAHPIENLVAVVDLEAKKIIKIEEGPVIPVPMEPRPYDGRDRNAPAVKPLDITEPEGKNYTITGDTIHWRNWDFHLRLNSRVGPILSTVTYNDNGKKRQVMYEGSLGGMIVPYGDPDVGWYFKAYLDSGDYGMGTLTSPIVRGKDAPSNAVLLDETIADYTGAPTTIPHAVAIFERYAGPEYKHLEMGKPNVSTERRELVVRWISTVGNYDYIFDWVFHDNGTIGIDAGATGIEAVKGVLAKTMHDPSAKEDTRYGTLIDHNIVGTTHQHIYNFRLDLDVDGENNTLVAMDPEVKPNTAGGPRTSTMQVNQYTIDSEQKAAQKFDPGTIRLLSNTSKENRMGNPVSYQIIPYAGGTHPAATGAKFAPDEWIYHRLSFMDKQLWVTRYHPSERYPEGKYPNRSAHDTGLGQYAKDDESLTHQDDVVWITTGTTHVARAEEWPIMPTEWAHALLKPWNFFDETPTLGGKKQ, from the coding sequence ATGGCAAACGGCTTGAAATTTTCCCCTCGTAAAACCGCGCTGGCGCTGGCCGTGGCGGTGGTTTGCGCCTGGCAATCCCCGGTCTTCGCTCACGGCAGCGAGGCGCACATGGTGCCACTGGATAAAACGCTGGAGGCGTTTGGCGCTGACGTGCAGTGGGACGACTATGCGCAAATGTTTACCCTGATAAAAGACGGCGCTTACGTCAAAGTGAAGCCCGGCGCTAAAACCGCGATCGTCAACGGCAAAACCCTTGATCTGCCGGTGCCGGTGGTGATGAAGGACGGTAAAGCCTGGGTCTCCGATACCTTTATCAACGACGTGTTCCAGTCCGGTCTCGACCAGACCTTCCAGGTGGAAAAGCGCCCTCACCCATTAAACTCGCTCTCGGCGGCGGAAATCAGCGACGCGGTGACCATTGTCAAAGCCGCGCCGGAATTCCAGCCTAATACCCGGTTTAGCGAAATTTCCCTGCATGAGCCGGATAAAGCGGCGGTATGGGCCTTCGCCCTGCAGGGTACGCCAGTGGATGCGCCGCGCACTGCCGATGTGGTGATGCTGGATGGCAAACAGGTGATGGAGGCCGTGGTCGATCTGCAACACAAAAAAATCCTCTCATGGACGCCGATCAAAGGCGCCCACGGCATGGTGCTGCTCGATGATTTCGCCAGCGTGCAAAACATCATCAACGCCAGCAGTGAATTCGCGACGGTGCTGAAAAAGCACGGGATTACCGATCCTGGAAAAGTGGTCACCACCCCGCTCACCGTTGGCTACTTCGATGGCAAAGATGGTCTGCAGCAGGATGCGCGCCTGCTGAAGGTGGTCAGCTATCTCGATACCGGCGACGGCAACTACTGGGCGCACCCGATTGAAAACCTGGTGGCGGTGGTCGACCTGGAAGCGAAGAAAATCATCAAAATCGAGGAAGGCCCGGTGATCCCGGTGCCGATGGAACCGCGGCCGTATGATGGCCGGGACCGCAACGCCCCGGCGGTGAAACCGCTGGATATTACTGAACCGGAAGGCAAAAACTACACCATTACCGGGGATACCATTCACTGGCGGAACTGGGATTTCCACCTGCGTCTTAACTCGCGCGTCGGGCCCATCCTCTCGACGGTGACCTACAACGATAACGGCAAAAAACGCCAGGTGATGTATGAAGGTTCCCTCGGCGGGATGATCGTCCCCTACGGCGACCCGGACGTCGGCTGGTATTTCAAAGCCTATCTGGACTCCGGCGATTACGGCATGGGCACCCTGACCTCGCCGATTGTACGCGGCAAAGACGCGCCGTCGAATGCGGTGCTGCTGGATGAAACCATCGCCGACTACACCGGCGCGCCGACCACCATCCCGCACGCTGTCGCCATCTTCGAGCGCTACGCCGGGCCGGAATATAAGCACCTGGAGATGGGCAAGCCCAACGTCAGTACCGAGCGCCGGGAGCTGGTGGTGCGCTGGATCAGCACCGTCGGCAACTACGACTATATCTTTGACTGGGTATTCCACGACAACGGCACCATCGGTATCGACGCCGGCGCCACCGGGATTGAGGCGGTGAAAGGCGTGCTGGCGAAGACCATGCACGACCCCAGCGCCAAAGAGGATACCCGCTACGGAACGCTGATCGACCATAATATTGTCGGCACCACCCACCAGCATATCTATAACTTCCGCCTCGACCTCGACGTGGACGGCGAAAACAACACCCTGGTGGCGATGGACCCGGAAGTGAAGCCCAACACCGCCGGCGGCCCGCGCACCAGCACCATGCAGGTGAATCAGTACACGATCGACAGCGAACAGAAAGCGGCGCAGAAATTCGACCCGGGCACGATTCGCCTGCTGAGCAACACCAGCAAAGAGAACCGCATGGGCAACCCGGTCTCTTACCAGATCATCCCTTACGCCGGCGGCACCCATCCGGCGGCGACCGGCGCCAAATTCGCCCCGGACGAGTGGATCTACCATCGTCTGAGCTTTATGGATAAACAGCTGTGGGTGACGCGCTACCACCCGAGCGAACGCTATCCGGAAGGCAAATACCCCAACCGCTCCGCTCACGATACCGGGTTAGGCCAGTATGCGAAGGACGATGAGTCGCTGACGCACCAGGATGACGTGGTGTGGATCACCACCGGCACCACCCACGTGGCGCGGGCTGAAGAGTGGCCGATCATGCCAACCGAATGGGCGCACGCCCTGCTGAAGCCATGGAACTTCTTTGACGAAACGCCGACCCTCGGCGGGAAGAAACAGTAA
- the paaB gene encoding 1,2-phenylacetyl-CoA epoxidase subunit PaaB — MSKVYWPLYEVFVRSKQGLSHRHVGSLHAADDQMALENARDAYTRRSEGCSIWVVKASEIVASQPEARGEFFDPAESKVYRHPTFYTVPDGMEHM, encoded by the coding sequence ATGAGCAAAGTTTACTGGCCGTTATATGAAGTGTTCGTTCGCAGCAAACAGGGGCTTTCCCATCGTCACGTCGGCAGCCTGCATGCCGCCGACGATCAAATGGCGCTGGAGAACGCCCGCGACGCCTACACCCGCCGCAGCGAAGGCTGCTCCATTTGGGTGGTGAAGGCCAGCGAAATCGTCGCCTCGCAGCCGGAAGCGCGCGGCGAATTCTTCGACCCGGCGGAAAGCAAAGTCTACCGTCATCCGACCTTCTATACCGTGCCGGACGGCATGGAACACATGTGA
- a CDS encoding phytanoyl-CoA dioxygenase family protein, translated as MHNQHSPHIDQATVDRWQADGVVLLKGVFTPWVERLAEGVTALMASPSEYGHARTVIPKDGSPPFFQDYCNWSRIPAFSEFVFQSAAAEIAAALMQSQTAKFFHEHTLVKPAGGSTVTPWHHDQPYYCVSGRQNVSFWIPLDPVAEATSLRCIRGSHRWEAEYSPTRFNGTKLYEHTRFSALPDIDAHEDEYDIVSWALEPGDAVAFHFRTVHGARGNPGARARRVFSARWVGDDAAFADRGGVTSPPFPELTLRDGDPLDSPLFPQVWPPA; from the coding sequence ATGCACAATCAACACTCTCCCCATATCGATCAAGCGACTGTCGACCGCTGGCAGGCGGATGGCGTGGTATTACTGAAGGGCGTTTTTACCCCCTGGGTTGAGCGCCTCGCCGAGGGGGTCACGGCGCTGATGGCCAGCCCCAGCGAATATGGTCATGCGCGCACGGTGATCCCCAAAGATGGCTCGCCGCCTTTCTTTCAGGATTACTGTAACTGGTCGCGGATCCCGGCGTTTAGCGAGTTTGTCTTCCAGTCGGCGGCCGCGGAGATCGCCGCGGCGCTGATGCAGTCGCAGACGGCGAAATTTTTCCATGAGCATACGCTGGTCAAACCCGCCGGAGGCAGCACGGTCACCCCCTGGCATCATGATCAGCCGTACTATTGCGTCTCCGGCCGGCAGAACGTCAGCTTCTGGATCCCGCTGGACCCGGTAGCGGAGGCCACCTCGCTGCGCTGCATTCGCGGGTCGCATCGCTGGGAGGCGGAGTACAGTCCCACCCGCTTCAATGGCACAAAGCTCTACGAACACACCCGGTTCAGCGCGCTGCCGGATATCGACGCCCATGAGGATGAGTACGATATCGTCAGCTGGGCGCTGGAGCCGGGGGACGCGGTGGCCTTCCATTTTCGCACCGTCCATGGCGCCCGCGGCAACCCCGGGGCGCGGGCGCGACGGGTCTTCTCCGCCCGCTGGGTGGGGGATGACGCCGCGTTTGCCGACCGCGGCGGCGTGACCTCGCCGCCGTTCCCCGAACTGACTCTGCGGGACGGCGACCCGCTGGATTCGCCACTGTTCCCCCAGGTCTGGCCACCGGCGTAA
- the argE gene encoding acetylornithine deacetylase: MACLAMNNTPGAILAALLAFDTTSRHSNLAMIDWIADFLAARGVASRRFYDPSGGKANLYARLGPSGGGGVMLSGHTDVVPVDGQDWSVPPFSLTERDGRYYGRGSADMKGFLACVLAAVDDFLAAPLRMPLHLAFSYDEEVGCLGVRSLAAFLQASPEKPALCLIGEPTEMQPVFGHKGKLAMRCCIEGQACHSAYAPQGVNAIRYAARLINRLDRLGAGLARQQDSRFSPPFSTLQVGTIQGGAALNIVPQSCRFDFEIRYLPGMRPEAVTEALAAYARRRLLPEMRRVGGESDIQFQLLSHYPPLLSDPQSDFARWLAQWCGSDRFSTVAFGTEGGLFDEMGVATLVCGPGSMAQGHKADEYVSIDQTERCMTMLGQLCAWMRAEPAEPLT, translated from the coding sequence ATGGCGTGCCTGGCGATGAATAACACGCCGGGAGCGATCCTTGCCGCGCTGCTGGCCTTTGATACCACCAGCCGCCATTCGAACCTGGCGATGATCGACTGGATCGCCGATTTTCTCGCCGCCCGCGGCGTGGCGTCCCGCCGCTTTTATGACCCGTCGGGCGGTAAGGCCAATCTCTACGCCCGGCTGGGGCCGTCCGGCGGCGGCGGGGTGATGCTCTCGGGCCACACCGACGTGGTCCCGGTGGACGGGCAGGACTGGAGCGTGCCGCCGTTTAGCCTGACCGAGCGCGATGGCCGCTACTACGGCCGCGGCAGCGCCGATATGAAGGGCTTTCTCGCCTGCGTGCTGGCGGCAGTGGATGACTTTCTGGCGGCGCCGCTGCGGATGCCATTGCATCTGGCCTTCTCCTATGATGAAGAGGTCGGCTGTCTCGGCGTGCGTAGCCTGGCGGCGTTTCTGCAGGCCTCGCCGGAGAAACCGGCGCTGTGCCTCATCGGCGAGCCGACGGAGATGCAGCCGGTGTTCGGTCATAAAGGCAAACTGGCCATGCGCTGCTGCATCGAGGGCCAGGCCTGCCATTCGGCCTATGCCCCACAGGGCGTGAACGCCATCCGCTACGCGGCCAGGCTGATTAACCGCCTGGATCGGCTGGGCGCGGGTCTGGCCCGGCAGCAGGACAGCCGCTTCTCGCCGCCCTTCAGCACCCTGCAGGTGGGCACCATTCAGGGCGGCGCCGCGCTGAACATCGTCCCGCAGTCCTGCCGCTTTGATTTTGAGATCCGCTACCTGCCGGGGATGCGTCCCGAAGCGGTCACCGAGGCGCTGGCGGCCTACGCCCGCCGCCGGCTGCTGCCGGAGATGCGCCGGGTCGGCGGTGAGAGCGACATCCAGTTTCAGCTATTGAGCCACTACCCGCCGCTGCTCAGCGATCCGCAGTCCGACTTCGCCCGCTGGCTGGCGCAGTGGTGCGGCAGCGATCGGTTTTCCACCGTGGCGTTCGGCACCGAAGGGGGGCTGTTCGATGAGATGGGCGTCGCGACCCTGGTCTGCGGGCCGGGCAGCATGGCCCAGGGCCATAAGGCCGATGAGTACGTCAGCATCGACCAGACCGAACGCTGTATGACGATGCTGGGCCAGCTGTGCGCCTGGATGCGCGCCGAGCCCGCAGAACCGCTTACCTGA
- the paaA gene encoding 1,2-phenylacetyl-CoA epoxidase subunit PaaA, with product MTEEQRFDQRIAQETAIEPQDWMPDAYRKTLIRQIGQHAHSEIVGMLPEGNWITRAPTLRRKAILLAKVQDEAGHGLYLYSAAETLGCAREDLYQKMLDGQMKYSSIFNYPTLSWADIGVIGWLVDGAAIVNQVALCRTSYGPYARAMVKICKEESFHQRQGFEACMALAQGNDAQRQMLQDAINRFWWPALMMFGPNDDNSPNSARSMAWKIKLHSNDELRQRFVDNTVPQVEILGMTVPDPELHFDEASGHYRFGEIDWQEFNEVISGRGVCNHERLAAKRKAWEEGEWVREAALAHAQKQQARSAA from the coding sequence GTGACAGAAGAACAACGCTTTGACCAGCGCATCGCGCAGGAAACGGCCATCGAACCGCAGGACTGGATGCCGGATGCCTATCGTAAAACCCTGATCCGTCAGATTGGTCAGCATGCGCACTCGGAAATCGTCGGCATGCTGCCGGAAGGCAACTGGATCACCCGGGCGCCCACTCTGCGCCGCAAAGCGATCCTGCTGGCTAAAGTGCAGGATGAGGCCGGCCACGGGCTGTATCTCTATAGCGCCGCGGAAACCCTCGGCTGCGCGCGGGAAGATCTGTATCAGAAGATGCTCGACGGGCAGATGAAATACTCCTCCATTTTTAACTACCCGACGCTGAGCTGGGCCGATATCGGCGTGATCGGCTGGCTGGTCGATGGCGCGGCCATCGTCAACCAGGTGGCGCTGTGCCGGACGTCCTACGGCCCCTATGCCCGGGCGATGGTCAAAATCTGCAAAGAAGAGAGCTTTCACCAGCGCCAGGGATTCGAAGCCTGCATGGCGCTGGCGCAGGGTAATGACGCCCAGCGGCAGATGCTGCAGGACGCCATTAACCGCTTCTGGTGGCCGGCGCTGATGATGTTTGGCCCCAACGACGACAACTCGCCGAACAGCGCCCGCAGCATGGCGTGGAAAATCAAACTGCACTCCAACGACGAGCTGCGTCAACGCTTCGTCGACAACACCGTGCCGCAGGTGGAGATCCTCGGCATGACCGTCCCGGACCCGGAGTTGCACTTTGATGAAGCCAGCGGCCACTACCGCTTCGGCGAGATCGACTGGCAGGAGTTTAACGAGGTGATTAGCGGCCGTGGCGTGTGCAACCACGAGCGGCTGGCCGCCAAGCGTAAGGCCTGGGAAGAGGGCGAGTGGGTTCGCGAAGCCGCGCTGGCCCATGCGCAAAAACAGCAGGCCCGCAGCGCGGCATAA
- a CDS encoding DUF1028 domain-containing protein, with translation MTLSLTARCPETGQLGIAISSSSMAVGSRCPWLLPGVGAVSSQNITLPSLGPQILSAIEAGASVEQAMKQALAEDRFREYRQVAAIDANGDTAVFSGEFTLGIGGALAGDNCVAAGNMLASQGVIAAMVGAFEAATGELASRLLAGLRAGIVAGGEAGPVHSAAVKVVDDYPWPVVDLRIDWAEADPLAALEQLWLAWEPQMEAYITRALDPREAPAYGVPGDE, from the coding sequence ATGACCCTCTCCCTTACCGCCCGCTGCCCGGAAACGGGTCAGTTGGGCATCGCCATTAGTTCATCGAGCATGGCCGTCGGGTCGCGCTGTCCATGGCTGCTGCCCGGCGTGGGGGCGGTTTCCAGCCAGAATATTACCCTGCCGTCGCTGGGGCCGCAGATCCTCAGCGCGATCGAGGCGGGGGCCAGCGTTGAGCAGGCCATGAAACAGGCTCTGGCGGAGGATCGCTTCCGCGAATATCGCCAGGTCGCGGCGATTGACGCCAACGGCGACACAGCGGTGTTCAGCGGGGAGTTCACCCTCGGGATCGGCGGCGCCCTGGCGGGGGATAACTGCGTGGCGGCGGGCAATATGCTGGCCAGTCAGGGCGTGATCGCCGCGATGGTGGGCGCCTTTGAGGCCGCCACCGGTGAGCTGGCCAGCCGGCTGCTGGCCGGGCTGCGCGCCGGGATCGTCGCCGGGGGCGAGGCCGGCCCGGTCCACTCGGCGGCGGTGAAGGTGGTGGATGATTACCCGTGGCCGGTGGTCGACCTGCGCATTGACTGGGCGGAGGCGGATCCGCTGGCGGCCCTTGAGCAGCTGTGGCTGGCGTGGGAGCCGCAAATGGAGGCCTATATTACCCGGGCGCTCGACCCGCGCGAGGCGCCGGCCTATGGCGTGCCTGGCGATGAATAA
- a CDS encoding RidA family protein produces the protein MPTHTRIRMFNTKETYPNQALNNDLCQAVRAGNTVYVRGQVGTDFAGNLIGLGDPRAQAEQAMKNVEQLLKEAGSDLSHIVKTTTYLIDPRYREPVYQEVGKWLKGVFPISTGVVVSALAQPQWLMEIDVTAVIPDDWQGEATE, from the coding sequence ATGCCAACCCATACCCGTATTCGCATGTTTAACACCAAAGAGACCTACCCAAACCAGGCGCTGAATAACGATCTGTGCCAGGCGGTGCGGGCGGGGAATACCGTCTACGTTCGCGGCCAGGTCGGCACCGATTTCGCCGGCAACCTGATCGGCCTCGGCGACCCGCGGGCCCAGGCGGAGCAGGCGATGAAGAATGTCGAACAGCTGCTGAAAGAGGCCGGCAGCGACCTCTCGCATATCGTCAAGACCACCACTTATCTGATCGATCCCCGCTATCGCGAGCCGGTCTATCAGGAGGTGGGCAAATGGTTGAAAGGGGTCTTCCCCATCTCCACCGGGGTGGTGGTGTCGGCCCTGGCGCAGCCGCAGTGGCTGATGGAGATTGACGTCACGGCGGTGATCCCCGACGACTGGCAGGGGGAGGCGACAGAATGA